In one window of Vicinamibacterales bacterium DNA:
- a CDS encoding serine hydrolase, whose protein sequence is MWCLLLLLIRTPAPAADLDARVHKLIAASGAEVAVAMRTFDGSRELFIDPDKPFHAASTMKVPIMIELFRQAEAGPLRLDEPLPIKNEFHSIVDGSVYQLSVGDDSDAAVYRHVGSTMSLRDLCEAMITVSSNFAANLLIERVGAEHVRQTVHRLGADGMIVLRGVEDQKAFDQGMNNQTTARALEVLLLKLAQGKAVSARADAEMVAVLKRQTFHDAIPAGLPDGTVVAHKTGNITKIHHDAAIVYGPRPYVLVVLVRGIEDQQVSGALIASISREVWTYLEK, encoded by the coding sequence ATGTGGTGCCTGCTGCTCCTGCTCATCCGGACGCCCGCACCCGCGGCAGACCTCGACGCGCGCGTCCACAAACTCATCGCCGCGAGCGGCGCCGAGGTCGCCGTCGCGATGCGGACGTTCGACGGCTCGCGCGAGCTCTTCATCGATCCCGACAAGCCGTTCCACGCGGCGAGCACGATGAAAGTGCCGATCATGATCGAGCTCTTCCGGCAGGCCGAGGCCGGCCCGCTGCGCCTCGACGAGCCGCTCCCGATCAAGAACGAGTTCCACAGCATCGTCGACGGCAGCGTCTATCAGCTCAGCGTCGGCGACGACTCCGACGCGGCGGTCTACCGGCACGTCGGCTCGACGATGTCGCTGCGCGATTTGTGCGAGGCGATGATCACCGTGAGCTCGAACTTCGCGGCCAACCTGCTGATCGAGCGCGTCGGCGCGGAGCACGTGCGGCAGACGGTGCATCGGCTGGGCGCCGACGGCATGATCGTGCTGCGCGGCGTCGAAGATCAGAAAGCGTTCGACCAGGGGATGAACAACCAGACGACGGCCCGCGCGCTGGAGGTCCTGCTGCTGAAGCTCGCGCAGGGAAAAGCGGTCAGCGCCAGGGCCGACGCCGAGATGGTGGCGGTCCTGAAGCGCCAGACGTTCCACGACGCGATCCCCGCCGGCCTGCCCGACGGCACCGTCGTCGCGCATAAGACCGGCAATATCACGAAGATCCATCACGACGCGGCGATCGTCTACGGGCCGCGGCCCTACGTGCTCGTCGTGCTGGTGCGCGGAATCGAGGATCAGCAGGTGAGCGGGGCGCTCATTGCGTCGATCTCGCGCGAAGTCTGGACCTACCTCGAGAAGTGA
- the uvrA gene encoding excinuclease ABC subunit UvrA codes for MPKPPLPKAAPRGAPRTTIAVQGARVHNLRKVSVEIPRDRMVVVTGLSGSGKSSLAFDTIYAEGQRRYLESLSSYAKRFVAQVSKPDVDFVFGLSPVISIEQKTNASNPRSTVGTMTDIGSYLNLVFATIGDPHCPRTQEPVPSRSASQILEAILALPDGAEIELRAPVFKVYGEDLEFVFTEVRKKGCRTLIIDGKPVDISEEVDLESDDVRQMDAIVDRFVVARRHEKGIKAGIAATLLLGDGLMQVHVARGAGKAEAERFYKGLSSATHHLVYGDIGPDYFVFNNPDSACRTCGGLGVDKVTHPELLIPDPKRSILGGCFVKEAYKYNPDTWDGRMMYSLSVALDFPLDSPWKQLPEKTRTAILYGVDRKIALRTPPDAKAALKSNEEGRELGWKGIARRIERHYRRYRQRGEANSNMEAWLDKVMVEQTCPDCQGARLRATRLLFTIGGKSIYEIGQLNFDELHDFLGTIKPSGRGADAGRQVLKEIRGRLGLLLGIGLDYLNFNRRSGTLSGGESQRIRLSTQIGSGLMGMLYVLDEPSIGLHPKDNVKMIHTIESLRDIGNTVIVVEHDEDTIRAADHLIEMGPGAGVHGGQVVVEGTLDDILRCKASPTGQFLSGKRSIATPSRRRAGNGHVLTVRGARENNLKSLDVPFPLGTMIAITGASGSGKSTLINEVLYKALWKHLVDTRTLPGAHDRIDGLEQVRRVVNIDQSPIGRNSRSNPATYIGFYDAIRDLFTATPLAAERAYKPGRFSFNVAGGRCDECQGEGAITTQLYFMPDVEVTCGVCKGARFNNETLEVTVRGKTIADVLSMSVEEGVGFFAADPTIQRKVRVLAELGLGYLTLGQSSTTLSGGEAQRVKIATELSTLQRSKHTIYILDEPTTGLHLADIQQLLDSLNRLVDAGHTVILIEHHMDVIKTADHVIDLGPEGGHAGGRVVVTGTPEQVARCKASHTGAFLKKHL; via the coding sequence ATGCCGAAGCCACCTCTCCCTAAAGCCGCGCCGCGCGGCGCCCCACGTACGACGATCGCCGTGCAGGGGGCGCGCGTCCACAACCTGCGCAAGGTCAGCGTCGAGATCCCGCGCGATCGGATGGTGGTCGTCACCGGGCTTTCGGGATCCGGCAAGTCGAGTCTCGCCTTCGACACCATCTACGCCGAGGGACAGCGCCGCTACCTCGAGTCGCTCTCCAGCTACGCCAAGCGGTTCGTCGCGCAGGTGTCGAAGCCCGACGTCGACTTCGTGTTCGGCTTATCGCCGGTGATCTCGATCGAGCAGAAGACGAACGCCAGCAACCCGCGCTCGACCGTCGGCACGATGACCGACATCGGCAGCTATCTGAACCTGGTGTTTGCGACGATCGGCGACCCGCACTGTCCGCGGACGCAGGAGCCGGTGCCGAGCCGCTCGGCCAGCCAGATCCTCGAAGCGATCCTGGCGCTGCCCGACGGCGCCGAGATCGAGCTGCGCGCGCCGGTGTTCAAGGTCTACGGCGAGGATCTCGAATTCGTGTTCACCGAGGTCCGCAAGAAAGGCTGCCGCACGCTGATCATCGACGGCAAGCCTGTCGACATCTCCGAAGAGGTCGATCTCGAGTCCGACGACGTCCGCCAGATGGACGCGATCGTCGATCGCTTCGTCGTGGCGCGGCGGCACGAAAAGGGCATCAAGGCAGGCATCGCCGCGACGCTGCTGCTCGGCGACGGCCTCATGCAGGTGCACGTCGCCAGGGGCGCCGGCAAGGCGGAGGCCGAGCGCTTCTACAAGGGGCTCAGCAGCGCCACGCATCATCTCGTCTACGGCGACATCGGGCCGGACTACTTCGTCTTCAACAACCCCGACAGCGCCTGCCGCACCTGCGGCGGCCTCGGCGTCGACAAGGTCACGCATCCGGAGCTGCTCATCCCGGATCCGAAGCGCAGCATCCTCGGCGGCTGCTTCGTGAAGGAGGCCTACAAATACAACCCCGACACCTGGGACGGGCGGATGATGTACAGCCTCTCGGTCGCGCTCGACTTCCCGCTCGACTCGCCGTGGAAGCAGCTGCCGGAGAAGACCCGCACGGCGATTCTCTACGGGGTCGACCGGAAGATCGCGCTGCGCACGCCGCCGGACGCCAAGGCGGCGTTGAAGTCGAACGAGGAGGGACGCGAGCTGGGCTGGAAAGGCATCGCCCGCCGCATCGAGCGCCACTATCGCCGCTACCGGCAGCGCGGCGAGGCGAACTCGAACATGGAGGCGTGGCTCGACAAGGTGATGGTCGAGCAGACCTGCCCCGACTGCCAGGGCGCCCGCCTGCGCGCGACGCGCCTGCTGTTCACAATCGGCGGCAAGTCGATCTACGAGATCGGCCAGCTCAATTTCGACGAGCTGCACGACTTCCTCGGCACGATCAAGCCGTCGGGCCGCGGCGCCGACGCCGGGCGACAGGTGCTCAAGGAGATCCGCGGCCGCCTCGGCCTGCTGCTCGGCATCGGCCTCGACTATCTGAACTTCAACCGCCGCTCGGGCACGCTCTCGGGCGGCGAATCGCAGCGGATCCGGCTCTCGACGCAGATCGGATCGGGGCTGATGGGCATGCTCTACGTCCTCGACGAGCCGAGCATCGGTCTCCACCCGAAAGACAACGTCAAGATGATCCACACGATCGAGAGCCTGCGCGACATCGGCAACACCGTGATCGTCGTCGAGCACGACGAAGACACGATCCGAGCGGCCGATCACCTGATCGAGATGGGGCCCGGCGCCGGCGTCCATGGCGGGCAGGTCGTCGTCGAGGGCACGCTCGACGACATTCTCCGATGCAAGGCGTCGCCGACCGGGCAGTTCCTGTCGGGCAAGCGGTCCATCGCGACGCCGTCACGACGCCGCGCCGGCAACGGCCACGTGCTGACCGTGCGCGGCGCTCGCGAGAACAACCTCAAGTCGCTCGACGTGCCGTTTCCACTGGGCACGATGATCGCGATCACCGGCGCCTCCGGCTCCGGCAAGAGCACCCTGATCAACGAGGTCCTCTATAAGGCGCTGTGGAAGCACCTCGTCGACACGCGCACGCTGCCCGGCGCGCACGACCGCATCGACGGCCTGGAGCAGGTTCGCCGCGTCGTGAACATCGACCAGTCCCCGATCGGCCGGAACAGCCGCTCCAATCCGGCGACCTACATCGGCTTCTACGACGCCATCCGCGATCTCTTCACGGCGACACCGCTCGCCGCCGAGCGGGCCTACAAGCCAGGACGCTTCAGCTTCAACGTCGCCGGCGGGCGCTGCGACGAGTGCCAGGGGGAAGGGGCGATCACCACGCAGCTCTACTTCATGCCCGACGTCGAGGTGACGTGCGGGGTCTGCAAGGGGGCGCGCTTCAACAACGAGACGCTGGAAGTCACCGTTCGCGGCAAGACGATCGCCGACGTCCTCAGTATGTCGGTCGAGGAAGGAGTCGGCTTCTTTGCCGCCGATCCCACCATTCAGCGCAAGGTCAGAGTCCTCGCCGAACTCGGACTCGGCTACCTCACGCTCGGCCAGTCGTCGACGACGCTGTCGGGCGGCGAGGCGCAGCGCGTCAAGATCGCGACCGAGCTGAGCACGCTGCAGCGCTCGAAGCACACGATCTACATCCTCGACGAGCCGACGACGGGGCTGCACCTGGCGGACATTCAACAGCTGCTGGATTCGCTGAACCGCCTCGTCGACGCCGGCCACACGGTGATCCTGATCGAGCACCACATGGACGTGATCAAGACGGCAGATCACGTGATCGATCTCGGCCCGGAAGGCGGCCACGCCGGCGGCAGAGTCGTCGTCACCGGCACGCCGGAACAAGTCGCCAGATGCAAGGCGTCCCACACGGGTGCGTTCCTCAAGAAACACCTGTAG
- a CDS encoding FAD-dependent oxidoreductase, with amino-acid sequence MRSRDLTGVSVIVAGAGLAGLAAARELEARGAAVTVVEARARVGGRVWTLRDAFANRQQGEAGADLIEGEQEHVLGLAKSLGLQPVRILRGGFGFYGPDARGTRRIHASPSTFARVGKSLGPKLEDFKRAEARWDSPVAAALGRRSVMQWLDEIEAPRQLKAGVRGLRGFFLADPEDLSLLPLV; translated from the coding sequence ATGCGCAGTCGCGATCTGACCGGCGTCAGCGTCATCGTCGCCGGGGCCGGCCTGGCGGGCCTCGCGGCGGCCCGCGAGCTCGAGGCGCGTGGCGCCGCGGTGACCGTCGTCGAGGCGCGCGCGCGGGTCGGCGGACGCGTCTGGACGCTGCGTGACGCCTTCGCGAACCGCCAGCAGGGCGAGGCTGGCGCCGATCTCATCGAAGGCGAGCAGGAGCACGTGCTCGGGCTGGCGAAGTCGCTCGGCCTGCAGCCGGTGCGCATCCTCCGCGGCGGCTTCGGCTTCTACGGGCCCGATGCGCGCGGCACGCGCCGCATTCACGCCTCGCCGTCGACGTTCGCGCGGGTCGGCAAGAGCCTCGGACCGAAGCTCGAGGATTTCAAGCGCGCCGAGGCGCGCTGGGACAGTCCGGTGGCCGCGGCGCTCGGCCGGCGATCGGTGATGCAGTGGCTCGACGAAATCGAGGCGCCGCGCCAGTTGAAAGCCGGCGTGCGCGGGCTGCGCGGCTTTTTTCTCGCCGATCCCGAGGACCTCTCGCTGCTGCCGCTCGTCG
- a CDS encoding LD-carboxypeptidase produces the protein MQRREFLQSAAIVSAAAVVPLAARAAATPGVIKPKRLAAGDTVTLVAPANATFNTVDLEIAKESLAALGFKVKVGAHLLDRHGYLAGDDKARAADINTAFADPSVAAVHAIRGGWGSARLLPYLDFDMIRSNPKVIIGFSDVTALLLSILGKSGLVTFHGPIGLGRWDSYSLDYYKRVLFTGERVTYTNKQGLSERNALVQTEFRTQTITPGRARGRLVGGNLTVMTTILGSPYLPDWDDTILFTEDTHEDFYRIDRMLTQLKLAGVLGKIKGFVFGSCAECGPGDGNYGALTLEEIFADHIKPLGVPAWSGAMIGHSQPQWTLPLGVQVEIDADKGSLTLLETPVA, from the coding sequence ATGCAGCGACGCGAATTCCTTCAATCCGCGGCGATCGTCTCGGCGGCGGCGGTCGTGCCCCTGGCGGCGCGCGCCGCGGCCACGCCTGGCGTGATCAAACCGAAGCGGCTCGCCGCCGGCGATACGGTGACGCTCGTCGCGCCGGCGAATGCGACGTTCAACACCGTCGATCTCGAAATTGCGAAGGAGTCGCTCGCCGCGCTCGGCTTCAAGGTCAAGGTCGGCGCGCACCTGCTCGATCGCCACGGCTACCTCGCCGGCGACGACAAGGCGCGCGCCGCCGACATCAACACCGCGTTCGCCGATCCGTCGGTCGCCGCGGTGCACGCGATTCGCGGGGGCTGGGGCAGCGCGCGGCTGCTGCCGTACCTCGACTTCGACATGATCCGCAGCAATCCGAAAGTGATCATCGGCTTCAGCGACGTCACCGCCCTGCTGCTGTCCATCCTTGGCAAGAGCGGCCTCGTCACGTTCCACGGCCCGATTGGCCTCGGCCGCTGGGACAGCTATTCACTCGACTACTACAAGCGCGTCCTGTTCACCGGCGAGCGGGTGACCTACACCAACAAGCAGGGTCTCTCTGAGCGCAACGCGCTCGTGCAGACCGAGTTCCGGACGCAGACGATCACTCCGGGCCGGGCGCGCGGCCGGCTGGTCGGCGGGAACCTCACCGTGATGACCACCATCCTGGGATCGCCCTATCTGCCCGACTGGGACGACACGATCCTCTTCACCGAGGACACCCACGAAGACTTCTACCGCATCGACCGCATGCTGACGCAGCTGAAGCTGGCTGGGGTGCTCGGCAAGATCAAGGGCTTCGTCTTCGGTAGCTGCGCCGAGTGCGGCCCTGGCGACGGCAACTATGGCGCGCTGACGCTCGAGGAGATATTCGCCGACCACATCAAGCCGCTCGGCGTGCCGGCGTGGTCTGGTGCGATGATCGGGCACTCCCAACCGCAGTGGACGCTGCCGCTCGGCGTGCAGGTGGAGATCGACGCCGACAAAGGATCACTGACGCTGCTCGAGACGCCCGTCGCCTAA